In the genome of Myroides phaeus, one region contains:
- a CDS encoding adenosylcobinamide-GDP ribazoletransferase, whose translation MIRRQLIYIATAIMFFTRIPIPFKIPYSEEIMNKSQRYFPFIGYIVGGVAAMSFYLFQFLFSIDIAIVLSMCISVLLTGAFHEDGFTDVCDSFGGGYGKEKIMTIMKDSRIGAYGVIGIVLLLLLKFLALHELGSASISLVVITLINAHITSRFHASTMIYTHQYVRDTDQSKSKPLANKRLPYQSLLFSLTITLVPFFLYNNYMFILSFFISYLGKLYLAYYFKKHIGGYTGDCLGTIQQVCEVLFYLSTILLWKFM comes from the coding sequence ATGATTCGGAGGCAACTAATTTATATTGCTACAGCTATTATGTTCTTCACCAGAATACCTATACCGTTTAAAATACCGTATAGCGAAGAAATAATGAATAAATCACAGCGATACTTTCCCTTTATTGGGTATATCGTAGGTGGTGTGGCGGCAATGAGCTTTTATTTATTTCAATTCTTATTTTCAATTGACATCGCTATTGTATTATCAATGTGTATCTCTGTATTATTAACAGGAGCATTTCACGAAGACGGTTTTACTGATGTATGCGATTCTTTTGGTGGTGGTTATGGCAAAGAAAAAATAATGACTATTATGAAAGATAGTCGTATTGGTGCTTATGGCGTAATCGGTATTGTACTGTTGCTTCTACTAAAATTTCTTGCCTTACACGAACTCGGAAGTGCATCTATTTCATTAGTAGTCATTACGCTAATAAATGCGCATATTACCAGTAGATTTCACGCTTCTACAATGATTTACACACATCAATATGTACGCGACACAGACCAAAGTAAATCAAAACCATTAGCTAATAAAAGATTACCTTATCAATCGCTATTATTTTCACTTACGATAACACTTGTTCCCTTTTTCCTTTATAACAACTATATGTTTATCCTCAGTTTTTTTATCAGCTATTTGGGTAAACTCTATTTAGCTTATTACTTTAAAAAACACATCGGCGGATATACAGGTGATTGTTTAGGAACGATACAACAAGTATGTGAAGTGCTATTTTACCTATCAACTATACTATTATGGAAATTTATGTAA
- the cobC gene encoding alpha-ribazole phosphatase, giving the protein MEIYVMRHTAVDVPTGVCYGQTDVPLLNGYTDEIKITKQRIPIDIDAIFSSPLRRCTFIAEEFNQFYSSDDRLLEMDFGAWEMQPWDEIPKQSFDNWMNDIVNTSPPYGENLMTVQQRVTSFLDELRQKKYNKVLLITHGGPMRCMWNYLLNTPLENTFKIPVGYGEVLHFNLGKTKKDDYIVEKM; this is encoded by the coding sequence ATGGAAATTTATGTAATGCGACACACCGCAGTAGATGTCCCCACTGGCGTATGCTACGGTCAAACTGATGTACCTTTGTTAAATGGATACACAGATGAAATAAAAATAACAAAACAACGAATTCCTATAGATATTGACGCAATCTTTTCAAGCCCTTTGAGAAGATGTACGTTTATTGCAGAAGAATTCAACCAGTTCTACTCCTCTGACGATAGACTATTAGAAATGGATTTTGGAGCTTGGGAAATGCAACCTTGGGATGAGATTCCGAAACAAAGTTTTGATAACTGGATGAACGATATTGTGAATACATCTCCTCCTTATGGGGAGAACCTTATGACTGTACAACAAAGAGTGACTTCCTTTTTAGACGAACTAAGACAAAAGAAATACAACAAGGTTTTATTAATTACACACGGAGGTCCAATGAGATGTATGTGGAATTATCTATTGAATACTCCTTTAGAAAACACATTCAAAATTCCGGTTGGCTATGGTGAGGTCTTGCACTTCAACCTTGGAAAAACGAAGAAAGACGACTATATCGTTGAAAAAATGTAG
- a CDS encoding S41 family peptidase translates to MKKVIFVLVVMFTTVFYGQSSVSKDNNIEDLIHIWGLVKYKHPVGSSGKFDMNEEFLKAYEQVVTIKTPQVLNAFFLAWINTFNDDKNLIKKEGLDKAKLFTDNAKYDWIDSPRFNDSLKQVLRDLRDNTNLKFHYAKRHKVNKMIDFLNENKLDGYTNTNAGHRALLLSSFWNMMKYWNINLYLTDTPWDEVLTRFVPLFENTEGKEFEYTKEKLFVALNDSHSNYEDSQYLKDNFKFYPAFNGKVVNDSIVVYFLQNTAITAKEGIDVGDIIYSIDGLSIKKYLQEKVGAYVSVSNDSYLKKYYESFLFLASSKDKITVEVKKKDGRLEKKEVSLYKFNSMYDKDKSKSLYKEQEWNLEKEIGYISLATITRDELKKAFEKYKDTKGIIIDLRNYPQNIRPNDIAKYLLPEKKKFISILGVHSPGYGERNQDFPLNMIIDPFVVGGKNKNYYKGKVVLLVDGSTGSNAEFIAMAIQQSPNCITVGEQTFGAVMNRIVVPLLDGTSIDFTGNSAYYPGDEKYNVQRNGLKIDHKVSMKATHYDIYTAERLAVRLLESE, encoded by the coding sequence ATGAAGAAAGTGATTTTTGTACTTGTTGTAATGTTTACAACTGTTTTTTACGGACAGAGCAGTGTGTCAAAGGATAATAATATAGAAGATTTGATTCATATCTGGGGTTTGGTTAAATATAAACATCCAGTAGGCAGTAGTGGCAAATTTGATATGAATGAGGAGTTTCTAAAAGCTTATGAGCAGGTTGTAACGATTAAAACACCACAAGTACTTAACGCGTTTTTTTTAGCGTGGATTAATACGTTTAACGATGATAAAAATTTGATCAAGAAAGAGGGACTTGATAAGGCTAAACTATTTACAGATAATGCAAAGTACGATTGGATAGATAGTCCTCGATTTAATGATAGTTTGAAGCAAGTACTTCGCGATTTAAGGGATAATACCAACCTTAAGTTTCATTATGCAAAACGCCATAAGGTTAATAAAATGATTGACTTTCTGAATGAAAATAAGTTAGATGGATATACGAATACAAATGCAGGACATAGAGCGTTGCTTTTGAGCTCTTTTTGGAATATGATGAAGTATTGGAACATCAATCTGTATTTAACTGACACGCCTTGGGATGAGGTATTGACAAGGTTTGTGCCTCTTTTTGAAAATACAGAAGGAAAGGAGTTTGAATACACGAAAGAAAAGCTGTTTGTTGCCTTAAACGATTCACATAGTAATTATGAGGATAGCCAATATTTGAAAGATAATTTTAAATTTTATCCGGCTTTTAATGGGAAGGTTGTGAATGATTCTATTGTTGTGTATTTTTTACAGAATACAGCTATTACAGCTAAAGAAGGAATTGATGTAGGTGATATTATTTACTCGATAGATGGCTTGTCTATTAAGAAGTATTTACAGGAAAAAGTAGGGGCTTATGTCAGTGTATCCAACGATAGTTATTTGAAAAAATATTATGAAAGTTTCTTGTTTTTGGCTTCTTCAAAAGATAAAATTACTGTAGAGGTAAAGAAAAAAGATGGTCGTTTAGAGAAGAAAGAAGTTTCGCTATACAAGTTTAATTCGATGTATGATAAAGATAAAAGTAAGAGTTTGTACAAAGAACAAGAATGGAATTTGGAAAAAGAGATAGGATATATTTCGTTAGCAACGATTACTCGTGATGAATTGAAAAAAGCGTTTGAAAAATATAAAGACACCAAGGGCATTATAATTGACTTGCGCAATTACCCTCAAAATATTAGACCGAATGATATTGCAAAATATTTGCTTCCAGAAAAGAAAAAGTTTATTTCTATTCTTGGTGTGCATAGTCCGGGTTACGGAGAAAGAAACCAAGATTTTCCATTGAATATGATCATAGATCCTTTTGTTGTTGGTGGAAAAAATAAAAATTATTACAAAGGTAAAGTAGTACTTTTAGTTGATGGTTCGACAGGGAGTAATGCTGAGTTTATAGCAATGGCTATTCAGCAATCACCCAATTGTATCACTGTAGGAGAACAAACATTTGGGGCAGTTATGAATAGAATTGTTGTTCCCTTGTTAGATGGAACGAGTATAGATTTCACTGGAAATAGTGCGTATTATCCAGGTGATGAAAAGTATAATGTGCAGAGAAATGGGTTGAAAATTGACCATAAAGTTTCTATGAAGGCAACGCATTACGATATTTATACAGCAGAAAGATTGGCTGTACGATTACTTGAAAGTGAATAG
- a CDS encoding YbaB/EbfC family nucleoid-associated protein: protein MFGDLMGMMGKLQETQAKIEETKKRLDTVLIDDKSNDGLLQVTLTANRTIRSLSIADELMEDKEQLEDYLVMVLNRAIEKAGTINEAELAAAAKDGMPNIPGLDLFK from the coding sequence ATGTTTGGAGACTTAATGGGTATGATGGGTAAATTACAAGAGACCCAAGCGAAGATTGAAGAAACTAAAAAAAGATTAGATACTGTTCTAATTGACGATAAAAGTAATGATGGTTTGTTACAAGTAACTTTAACAGCTAACAGAACTATTCGTTCTCTTTCTATTGCTGATGAATTAATGGAAGATAAAGAGCAATTAGAAGATTATCTTGTTATGGTATTAAACCGTGCTATTGAAAAAGCAGGTACTATAAACGAAGCTGAATTAGCTGCTGCAGCTAAAGACGGAATGCCAAACATCCCAGGATTAGACCTATTCAAATAA
- a CDS encoding DUF4369 domain-containing protein — MKKILYTLLIATGALFVSCNKESGKGNLIVTGKVDGFKQGNLYLYQIQDTVFKAIDSLAVTGDSSFKFDLNIDSPEVFFLTLDRGHTNSQDNQIMFFAEPGQMTVNTTLKNFYADAKVTGSKSQETYENYLKTRSAVLDKQNELLVARFNAEKENNAAKIDSITKLSKKFLVRKYLNAVNFALNHKDSDATPYIALTDLYDANVKYLDTIYKSLSPEVMAHKYGKQLEEFIKERKAMEEELKNNSTPQE; from the coding sequence ATGAAAAAAATTCTTTACACTCTTTTAATAGCTACTGGAGCACTTTTCGTTTCTTGTAATAAAGAAAGCGGAAAAGGTAACTTAATTGTTACTGGAAAAGTAGATGGCTTTAAACAAGGAAATTTATACTTGTATCAAATACAAGATACTGTTTTTAAAGCAATCGACTCTTTAGCTGTGACTGGAGATTCAAGCTTTAAATTTGATTTAAATATTGATTCCCCAGAGGTATTCTTTTTGACGTTAGACAGAGGACATACAAATTCTCAAGACAACCAAATTATGTTTTTTGCTGAACCAGGGCAAATGACTGTTAATACTACTTTGAAGAATTTTTATGCTGATGCTAAAGTAACAGGGTCTAAATCTCAAGAAACATACGAAAACTACTTAAAAACAAGATCTGCTGTTTTAGATAAACAAAACGAATTGTTAGTAGCGCGTTTCAACGCTGAGAAAGAAAACAATGCTGCTAAAATTGATAGTATTACTAAACTGTCTAAAAAGTTCTTAGTTAGAAAATACCTTAACGCTGTAAACTTTGCATTGAATCACAAAGATTCTGATGCTACTCCTTATATTGCATTGACTGATTTATATGATGCAAATGTGAAATACTTGGATACGATTTACAAATCGCTTTCTCCTGAAGTAATGGCACATAAATATGGTAAACAATTAGAAGAGTTTATCAAAGAAAGAAAAGCAATGGAAGAAGAATTAAAGAATAATTCTACTCCTCAAGAATAA
- a CDS encoding SRPBCC domain-containing protein — protein MKIETSITIQATKKQIWDELMDFQEYPNWNPFISHIEGQAVIGMPLFIQLPSMSFKPIVFSNRKERYFSWKGKLLCKGIFDGHHCFKIKQINEVQCEFYHSEEFSGILVPFLKKKLQTETLAGFIAMNKALKEQVEKLHL, from the coding sequence ATGAAAATAGAAACAAGTATAACTATTCAAGCGACTAAAAAACAAATTTGGGATGAATTAATGGACTTTCAAGAATATCCGAATTGGAATCCCTTTATTTCACATATTGAAGGACAGGCTGTGATTGGAATGCCTTTGTTTATTCAGCTTCCTTCAATGTCTTTTAAGCCGATTGTATTCAGCAATAGAAAAGAACGTTATTTTAGTTGGAAAGGGAAACTACTCTGTAAAGGTATTTTTGACGGACACCATTGTTTTAAAATAAAACAGATTAATGAAGTACAATGTGAGTTTTACCACAGTGAAGAATTTTCAGGAATCCTTGTTCCTTTCTTGAAAAAAAAATTACAAACTGAAACTTTAGCTGGTTTCATTGCGATGAATAAAGCTTTAAAAGAACAAGTAGAAAAGTTGCATTTATAA
- the cobT gene encoding nicotinate-nucleotide--dimethylbenzimidazole phosphoribosyltransferase: protein MTFDEQLQEKINLKTKPLKALGLLEDIAFKIGRIQQSLTPQLVNPTIVVFAADHGLAKEGVSAYPQEVTFQMVSNFLSEGAAINVFCKQNNIDIKIVDAGVNHNFSLSPTLIDAKAGYGTKNMLANQAMSESELNFCFEMGQKIVRDIAEKGTNIIGFGEMGIGNTSSASLLMSVFLDLPIDKCVGNGTGLNAKQLQQKKQTLTAVLDAHPKPKTPQETLMFFGGFEIAQMCAAMLEAYEHNMIILVDGFIASSAFLCANRINPKIINNAIFCHKSDEIGHNLMLRSLEQKAILDLGMRLGEGTGCALAYPIIENAVAFLNNMASFQSANVSNK, encoded by the coding sequence ATGACTTTTGACGAGCAACTTCAAGAAAAAATTAATTTAAAAACAAAACCATTAAAAGCACTTGGACTATTAGAGGATATTGCTTTTAAAATAGGAAGAATTCAACAATCATTAACCCCGCAACTTGTTAATCCTACAATTGTAGTTTTTGCAGCAGACCACGGTTTAGCTAAAGAAGGTGTTAGTGCTTACCCACAAGAGGTAACTTTTCAAATGGTTAGTAATTTTCTAAGTGAAGGAGCAGCAATTAATGTGTTTTGTAAGCAAAATAATATTGACATCAAAATAGTAGATGCTGGCGTAAACCACAACTTTTCTTTATCTCCAACTTTAATAGATGCTAAGGCAGGATATGGTACAAAAAATATGTTGGCAAATCAGGCAATGTCAGAAAGTGAATTAAACTTTTGCTTTGAAATGGGACAGAAAATTGTACGTGATATTGCTGAAAAGGGTACAAATATAATTGGATTTGGAGAAATGGGAATTGGAAATACTTCTTCTGCCTCTTTGTTAATGAGTGTTTTTTTAGACTTACCAATTGATAAATGTGTAGGTAATGGTACGGGATTAAATGCAAAACAATTGCAACAGAAAAAACAGACACTTACTGCTGTATTAGACGCACATCCAAAACCAAAAACACCACAGGAAACACTTATGTTCTTTGGTGGTTTTGAAATTGCCCAAATGTGTGCAGCTATGTTAGAAGCGTATGAACACAATATGATTATCTTAGTAGATGGTTTTATTGCTTCAAGTGCTTTTTTATGTGCTAATAGAATTAACCCTAAAATAATAAACAACGCTATTTTCTGTCATAAATCAGATGAAATTGGTCATAACTTAATGCTTCGTTCTTTAGAACAAAAAGCGATTTTAGACTTAGGAATGCGATTAGGAGAAGGTACGGGCTGTGCTTTGGCTTATCCTATTATCGAAAATGCTGTTGCCTTTTTAAATAATATGGCAAGTTTTCAATCTGCTAATGTGTCAAACAAATGA
- a CDS encoding Crp/Fnr family transcriptional regulator — protein MPTFTEKLQSSLQLSVEETKIAENLFSPITFKKGELLLATTQKCNHLYFIQSGFARIYAIQDDKEITQWISIPNYFVTDLSAWLFNTTSKWNIEALTPIQALVISKSDYLTLEQQIANWSAKERMFIAHCFEQMEQRIFQFISLNAEQRYRNFFNEYGGLFNEIPHQYIASILGITPETLSRIRKKSISF, from the coding sequence ATGCCAACATTTACAGAAAAACTTCAAAGTAGCTTACAACTTTCTGTTGAAGAAACTAAAATAGCAGAAAACTTATTCTCTCCAATTACTTTTAAAAAGGGTGAATTATTACTTGCTACCACGCAAAAGTGTAACCACCTTTACTTTATACAATCTGGCTTTGCAAGAATATATGCTATACAAGACGACAAGGAAATTACGCAATGGATTAGTATACCTAATTACTTTGTAACAGACTTATCTGCCTGGTTATTCAACACTACAAGCAAATGGAATATTGAGGCCTTAACACCTATTCAGGCACTTGTGATTTCAAAATCAGATTATCTTACTTTAGAACAACAAATTGCTAATTGGTCTGCAAAAGAAAGAATGTTTATAGCCCATTGTTTTGAACAGATGGAACAGCGTATCTTTCAATTTATTTCTCTTAACGCAGAACAACGATATAGGAATTTTTTTAATGAATATGGGGGACTATTCAATGAAATACCTCATCAATATATTGCGTCTATTTTAGGAATAACACCAGAAACACTCAGCCGTATTAGAAAGAAATCAATTTCCTTTTAA